The DNA sequence GGCCGCCTTGGCCGCCCCTTCCGACCCGCCGGCCCCCTCGCGGCCGGCGCGCACGCGGAGCGCCCCCGCGCCCGCCGAACCACGTGCCGGACCCCTATGCGCACCGTAGCCGCACTCGCATTCTCGCTCTTCCTCGCCGCCCCGCTCGCGGCGCAGCAGGCCACGCCCCCGCAGCCGCAGCCCGGCGAAGAGGTGGTGGACCGCGTGGTCGCCGTGGTGGGCGACACCGTGCTCCTCCTCTCCGACGTGCGCACCGAGATGCAGCGCATGCAGGCCCAGGGGCAGACGATCCCCACCGACCCGGCCGGGCAGGAGGCGCTCTTCCGCCAGGTGGTGGAGAGCCGCGTGAACGACCTGCTGCTGGTGGAGGGCGCCCGCGCCGCCGGCATCACCGTGACCGACGCCGAGGTGCAGGACATGGTGGACCGCCAGGTCGAGCAGGTGCGCTCGTCCTTCCCGGACACGGCGGCGTTCACCGCCGCGCTGCGGCAGTCCAACACCACGCTGGCCCAGTACCGCGAGCAGCTGACGCGGCAGTACTCCGAGCAGAGCATGGTGCAGCGCTTCGTGGGCCAGCGCACGGCCAAGATGCCCCGCCCGCCCGTGAGCGACGCCGAGGCGCGCGCCTACTTCGACGCCGGCAAGGAGTCGCTGGGCACGCGCCCGGCCAACCTCTCGTTCCAGCAGGTGGTGATCATGCCCACGGCCAGCGACTCGGCCAAGGCGCGCGCCCGCCGCACCGCCGAGGACGTGCTGGCGCAGCTGCGCGCCGGCGGCGACTTCGCCCAGCTGGCGCGCCGCTTCAGCGGCGACCCCGGCAGCAAGGAGCGCGGCGGCGACCTGGGCTGGTTCCGCCAGGGCATGATGGTGCGGCCGTTCGAGGACGCGGCCTACTCGCTGCGCCCCGGCGAGCTGAGCGGCGTGGTGGAGACGGACTTCGGCTTCCACGTGATCAGGCTGGAGAAGGTGCGCGGCCCCGAGCGCCAGGCCCGCCACATCCTCATCGTCCCCGAGGTCGGCCCGGCGGACGTGGCGCTGGCCCGCACGCGGGCGGACTCCGTGGCCGCGGCGGCCCGCGCGGGCGCGTCGGTGACGGAGCTCGCGGCCAAGTACAAGACGCCCGTGGAGCAGACCACCACCCGGCACCTGGCGCTCGACAAGCTGCCGCCGGCCTACACGCTGGCCTTCCAGTCCGCCGCCGCGGGCGCGGTGGTGGGACCGTTCGAGGTGGACGCGAACGGCAAGCCCACCTTCGTGGTCGCCAAGCTCACCGAGCGCCAGGAGTCCGGCCCGTACGACTTCGCCGACGTGGCCGAGCAGGCGCGCGACCGCGTAGTCGAGCAGAAGCAGATGGCCCAGCTGGTGGCCGACCTGCGCCGCGACACGCACGTGGCCGTCCAGCTTTGAGCGGCGCCGCGGCGCCCGAGCGCATCGACGTGGTCCTGCACCGGCTCTGCCTGACCAAGAGCCGGAACGAGGCCAAGACGGCGTGCGACGCGGGCGCCGTCTCGCTCGACGGGCGAAAGGCGCGCCCCAGCGACGACGTGCGCGCCGGCCAGCGGCTGGAGGTGCGCTACCCCGGCCGCACGCTGGAGGTGGAGCTTCTGGAGATGCCGGGCAAGAGCACGTCGAAGAAGGCGGCGAAGGAGATGTACCGCGTGCTGCGCGAAGAGCGCACGCCGCCGCTGTGAGCGCTCCGGACCGCTCGTCCCGCCCGCGGGTCGCCGTCACCCTCGGCGACCCGCGCGGCATTGGGCCCGAGGTGGTGGAAGCCGCCCTCGCCGACCCGGAGATCGCGTCGCTGGCGGAGTTCGTCCGCGTGGGGCCCGAGCACCTGTGCGCGGCGCCGGGCGACGTGGCGGTCGGGAGATGGATTGCGGCGGACGGCGTCGCTGCCGCGGGCCGCATCGCCGGCGAGGCGATCCGGCGCGCGACGGAGATGGCGATGGC is a window from the Longimicrobiaceae bacterium genome containing:
- a CDS encoding peptidylprolyl isomerase, whose product is MRTVAALAFSLFLAAPLAAQQATPPQPQPGEEVVDRVVAVVGDTVLLLSDVRTEMQRMQAQGQTIPTDPAGQEALFRQVVESRVNDLLLVEGARAAGITVTDAEVQDMVDRQVEQVRSSFPDTAAFTAALRQSNTTLAQYREQLTRQYSEQSMVQRFVGQRTAKMPRPPVSDAEARAYFDAGKESLGTRPANLSFQQVVIMPTASDSAKARARRTAEDVLAQLRAGGDFAQLARRFSGDPGSKERGGDLGWFRQGMMVRPFEDAAYSLRPGELSGVVETDFGFHVIRLEKVRGPERQARHILIVPEVGPADVALARTRADSVAAAARAGASVTELAAKYKTPVEQTTTRHLALDKLPPAYTLAFQSAAAGAVVGPFEVDANGKPTFVVAKLTERQESGPYDFADVAEQARDRVVEQKQMAQLVADLRRDTHVAVQL
- a CDS encoding S4 domain-containing protein, producing the protein MSGAAAPERIDVVLHRLCLTKSRNEAKTACDAGAVSLDGRKARPSDDVRAGQRLEVRYPGRTLEVELLEMPGKSTSKKAAKEMYRVLREERTPPL